A DNA window from Candidatus Neomarinimicrobiota bacterium contains the following coding sequences:
- a CDS encoding D-aminoacylase, with protein MMNTATLSSAVAAGLILLAACGPAPDHALIIRGGTIYDGSGAAPYVADVALDGDTISAIGELDSLTARSDIDASGLAVTPGFINMLSWANVSLIQDGTAQSDIRQGVTLEVLGEGSSMGPLNAAMRERRRARQGDFHYEVTWTTLGEYLQHLEDRGIAPNVASFVGASTVRVHELGYEDRQPTPEELARMQGLVRAAMEEGALGVGSSLPYVPDNFATTAELIALAQAAAEYDGMYISHIRDESDEIFPALDEFFEIVRASGIRGEIYHLKAARRANWHKLDAVIRRIAAARAEGLPVTANMYTYHASSTGLDFIFPAWVQAGGHEAWIARLKNPAIRERVAAELDMIPPEDILLVSFRNEQLRHLVGKTVAEVAAQRGTSAEATIIDLIIEDDSRVGTVRFTMSEDNVRRKVALRWVSFGSDAAAPAAEGLFLQSNPHPRAYGTFARLLGHYVRTEKLLSLEEAVRRLTHFPATNLKLDRRGLLAPGYYGDVVVFDPATIIDHATFEAPHQYATGVVHVFVNGVQVLKDGNHTGATPGRFVRGPGWKQPEKREVRRGPYGY; from the coding sequence ATGATGAACACAGCCACCCTTTCCAGCGCCGTTGCCGCCGGCCTGATATTGCTGGCAGCCTGCGGCCCGGCCCCGGACCACGCCCTCATCATCAGGGGCGGCACCATCTATGACGGCAGCGGCGCGGCGCCCTACGTGGCCGATGTGGCCCTGGATGGCGACACCATCAGCGCCATCGGTGAGCTGGATTCGCTCACCGCTCGCAGCGACATCGACGCCTCCGGCCTGGCGGTGACGCCGGGCTTCATCAACATGCTCAGCTGGGCCAACGTCTCCCTGATTCAGGACGGCACTGCCCAGAGCGATATCCGCCAGGGGGTGACGCTGGAGGTGCTGGGCGAGGGCAGTTCCATGGGGCCGCTGAACGCTGCCATGCGGGAGCGGCGCCGGGCTCGCCAAGGAGACTTCCATTACGAGGTCACGTGGACCACGCTGGGCGAATACTTGCAGCACCTGGAGGACCGGGGCATCGCACCCAATGTGGCCTCTTTCGTGGGGGCCAGCACGGTGCGTGTCCACGAGCTGGGCTACGAGGACCGGCAGCCCACCCCGGAAGAGCTGGCGCGCATGCAGGGACTTGTGCGCGCGGCCATGGAGGAGGGCGCCCTGGGCGTAGGCTCCTCCCTGCCCTACGTGCCGGACAACTTCGCCACCACCGCTGAGCTCATCGCCCTGGCCCAAGCCGCCGCCGAGTACGATGGCATGTATATCTCCCACATTCGCGATGAGAGCGACGAGATATTCCCGGCGCTGGATGAATTCTTCGAGATCGTGCGGGCGTCCGGAATTCGAGGGGAAATCTACCATCTCAAGGCGGCCCGGCGTGCGAACTGGCACAAGCTGGACGCAGTGATCCGGCGCATCGCGGCGGCCCGGGCAGAGGGCCTGCCGGTCACAGCCAATATGTACACCTACCATGCCAGCTCCACGGGGCTGGATTTCATCTTCCCTGCGTGGGTGCAGGCAGGGGGACACGAGGCCTGGATAGCGCGCCTAAAGAACCCGGCCATCCGGGAGCGTGTGGCGGCGGAGCTGGACATGATCCCGCCCGAGGATATCCTGCTGGTGAGTTTCCGCAATGAGCAGTTGCGCCACCTGGTTGGCAAGACCGTGGCGGAGGTAGCGGCCCAGCGAGGCACCTCTGCCGAGGCGACCATCATCGACCTGATCATCGAGGACGACAGCCGTGTAGGGACGGTGCGCTTCACCATGAGCGAGGACAACGTGCGCCGTAAGGTGGCGCTGCGGTGGGTGAGTTTCGGATCGGATGCAGCGGCGCCGGCGGCCGAGGGGTTGTTCCTCCAGTCCAATCCCCACCCCCGGGCCTATGGCACCTTCGCCCGGCTGCTGGGCCATTATGTGCGCACAGAGAAATTACTGAGCCTGGAGGAGGCCGTCCGCCGCCTCACCCATTTCCCGGCCACCAACCTGAAGCTGGACCGCCGGGGATTGCTGGCGCCAGGATACTATGGCGATGTGGTGGTCTTTGACCCAGCGACCATCATTGACCACGCCACCTTTGAGGCGCCCCACCAGTACGCTACGGGAGTAGTCCACGTGTTCGTCAACGGCGTGCAGGTGCTCAAGGACGGCAACCACACGGGTGCCACGCCGGGCCGTTTCGTCCGGGGGCCGGGCTGGAAGCAGCCGGAGAAGCGGGAGGTCCGGCGCGGACCGTATGGCTACTGA
- a CDS encoding zinc-dependent metalloprotease: MRRTFRSQTHSLALLLLIPLLLGSLGAREEADEEKKATIADKTKNARKYAGLFTLYQDKDDGSTYLLIKEGQLDQEYVHFAHTTEGVRDAGHFRGRYRQAKVFTLRKYFNRIELVAPNTSYYFDEENPLSRASQANISHAVLLSTEIVAERKGQEYLISADALFRTENLLQLKPSPDPDDKDAAKKFKLGELNKDKTKYVSIRSYPQNTDVIVEYVYDNPAPVNQGRGGITDARAVSITVQHSLIAMPRNSYQPRMDDPRVGFFTSRVTDLTSTSATPYRDLIHRWQLVKKDPGADLSEPTEPIVWWLENTTPYELRDAITRGVLAWNSAFEAAGFKDAIQVKVQPDDATWDAGDIRYNVLRWTSSPEPSFGGYGPSFVNPRSGQILGADIMLEWVYFTNRFKYDRLYKTAVDNISPQEEPQYCSAGNYLHLGNLFGSAVLSVDGVVDGAKQQLVEEGLMYLALHEVGHTLGLMHNMKSSQLHGLDQVHDTSVTRVVGLTGSVMDYPAINLALDRTKQGQYYTTRPGPYDRWAIEFGYSPALDGPAGAAQRRAILSRSTDPRLAFGNDADDMRSPERGIDPRVMINDMSSDAIGYSIERFQLIRNLYPELKSKFAVEGASYHALADAFNVLSVQYKLSAAVVSRYIGGVYVDRAFVGQDGGGMPLTPVDYDEQKRALGALAEYVFAPDAFDAPGQLHNYLQLQRRSFDFWEQTEDPKLTDRVLDIHKNTLDHLLGAQLLKRMSDTQLYGNEYGLAEYLADLSAAIFKADARGDVNPYRQNLQVEYVNRLMGVIAPEGAYHHMAKSAAYSSLERIRQQVAKAKGDPETRAHRRYLNQRIHNAFEAL, encoded by the coding sequence ATGCGCCGAACATTCCGCTCTCAGACCCATTCGCTGGCCCTGTTGCTGTTGATCCCGTTGCTGCTTGGCAGCCTGGGCGCCCGGGAGGAGGCAGATGAAGAGAAAAAAGCCACCATCGCGGACAAGACCAAGAATGCCCGGAAGTATGCGGGGCTGTTTACCCTGTACCAGGACAAGGACGATGGCAGCACCTATCTACTCATCAAGGAGGGCCAGTTGGACCAGGAATATGTCCACTTTGCCCATACCACCGAGGGGGTGCGGGATGCCGGCCACTTCCGGGGACGCTACCGGCAGGCCAAGGTCTTCACCCTGCGCAAATACTTTAACCGTATCGAGCTGGTGGCCCCCAATACATCCTATTACTTCGATGAGGAGAACCCGCTGAGCCGTGCGTCACAGGCCAATATCAGTCATGCGGTTTTGCTCTCGACCGAAATAGTTGCCGAGCGCAAGGGCCAGGAATACCTCATCAGTGCCGACGCCTTGTTCCGTACCGAAAACCTGTTGCAGCTGAAGCCGTCGCCCGATCCCGATGACAAGGATGCCGCCAAGAAATTCAAGTTGGGCGAGCTGAATAAGGACAAGACTAAATATGTGAGCATACGCAGCTATCCGCAGAACACGGACGTGATCGTGGAATATGTATACGACAACCCGGCGCCGGTGAACCAGGGCCGGGGGGGCATCACCGATGCCCGTGCCGTGAGTATCACCGTGCAGCACAGCCTTATCGCCATGCCGAGGAACAGCTACCAGCCCCGCATGGACGATCCCCGCGTGGGTTTCTTCACCAGCCGGGTGACCGATCTGACCTCCACCAGCGCTACCCCTTACCGCGATTTGATCCACCGCTGGCAGCTGGTGAAAAAGGACCCCGGCGCCGACCTCTCTGAGCCCACCGAGCCCATCGTCTGGTGGCTGGAAAATACCACTCCCTATGAGCTGCGCGACGCCATCACCCGTGGGGTGCTGGCCTGGAATTCGGCGTTCGAGGCGGCGGGCTTCAAGGATGCCATTCAGGTCAAAGTCCAGCCCGACGACGCCACCTGGGATGCCGGCGACATACGCTACAATGTCCTCCGCTGGACCTCCTCGCCCGAGCCATCCTTCGGCGGCTACGGCCCCAGTTTCGTCAATCCGCGCAGCGGGCAGATTCTGGGCGCGGATATCATGCTCGAGTGGGTCTATTTCACCAACCGGTTCAAGTACGACCGGCTGTACAAGACGGCGGTTGACAACATCAGTCCGCAGGAGGAGCCGCAGTACTGTTCGGCGGGCAACTATCTGCATCTGGGCAATCTGTTCGGCAGTGCCGTTTTGTCGGTCGATGGGGTGGTGGACGGTGCCAAGCAGCAGCTGGTTGAGGAAGGCCTCATGTATCTCGCCTTGCACGAGGTCGGGCACACCCTGGGACTCATGCATAACATGAAATCGAGTCAACTGCATGGGCTTGACCAGGTGCACGACACGAGCGTGACCCGGGTGGTGGGTCTCACCGGCTCGGTCATGGACTACCCCGCCATCAATCTGGCCCTGGACCGCACCAAGCAGGGGCAATACTACACAACCCGGCCCGGTCCCTACGACCGGTGGGCCATTGAATTCGGCTACTCGCCGGCACTGGACGGCCCAGCGGGAGCGGCCCAGCGGCGGGCCATTCTGTCGCGCTCCACGGACCCCCGGCTGGCCTTTGGCAACGATGCCGATGACATGCGCTCGCCCGAGCGTGGCATCGACCCCAGGGTGATGATCAATGACATGTCCAGCGACGCCATCGGCTACTCCATTGAGCGGTTCCAGCTCATCAGGAATCTTTACCCGGAGCTCAAAAGCAAATTCGCCGTGGAGGGCGCCTCCTACCACGCCCTTGCGGATGCCTTCAACGTACTTTCGGTGCAGTATAAGCTTTCAGCTGCGGTGGTCTCCCGTTATATCGGCGGGGTCTACGTGGACCGGGCCTTCGTGGGGCAGGACGGCGGCGGGATGCCGCTCACTCCGGTGGACTACGATGAGCAGAAACGGGCTCTGGGGGCCTTGGCGGAGTACGTCTTTGCACCCGACGCTTTTGACGCACCCGGGCAGCTGCACAACTACCTCCAACTGCAGCGCCGCAGCTTCGACTTCTGGGAGCAGACCGAAGATCCCAAGCTCACTGACCGGGTGCTCGACATCCACAAGAATACGCTGGACCACCTGCTCGGTGCCCAGCTCCTCAAGCGCATGTCCGATACCCAGCTATATGGTAACGAGTACGGGCTGGCAGAATACTTGGCCGACCTGTCCGCGGCTATTTTCAAGGCCGACGCCCGAGGCGACGTGAACCCCTACCGCCAGAACCTTCAGGTGGAGTACGTCAACCGGCTCATGGGTGTCATTGCACCCGAAGGCGCCTACCACCATATGGCAAAAAGCGCCGCCTACAGCAGCCTGGAGCGGATCAGACAGCAGGTTGCCAAAGCGAAAGGTGACCCGGAAACCAGGGCCCACCGGCGTTACTTGAACCAGCGGATACACAACGCATTTGAGGCCCTCTAG
- a CDS encoding CvpA family protein, with amino-acid sequence MNPVGIGILAFAAYFGYRGFQRGLIEEVGRLVGLVAAVILGYRLSHLLLEYIPLGNELAQSAAAFGAIFFATLLVAAAITRVMRTLLELVLLGWLDRLGGTVFGLLKSLVVLGVLIYILESFEPSRLFIERLEHQSVIYRQLVAVKNGLFKALTLDEMIQDVQERMKDVKPEDLIRPLMGSR; translated from the coding sequence ATGAACCCTGTCGGCATCGGTATCCTGGCCTTCGCAGCCTACTTTGGCTATCGTGGTTTCCAGCGTGGCCTGATCGAAGAGGTTGGCCGGCTCGTGGGTTTGGTGGCCGCCGTCATCCTGGGCTACAGGCTGTCCCACCTGCTGCTGGAATATATCCCCCTGGGCAACGAGCTGGCGCAGTCTGCGGCGGCCTTCGGCGCGATCTTTTTCGCCACGCTGCTCGTCGCTGCCGCCATCACCCGGGTAATGCGCACGCTGCTGGAGCTGGTCTTGCTGGGCTGGCTGGACCGGCTGGGCGGGACCGTTTTCGGCCTGCTCAAGAGCCTGGTTGTGCTGGGTGTGCTGATCTACATCCTGGAGAGTTTCGAGCCCAGCCGATTATTTATTGAGCGGCTGGAGCACCAATCGGTGATCTATCGCCAGTTGGTGGCGGTTAAGAACGGTCTGTTCAAGGCACTCACGCTGGACGAGATGATCCAGGACGTGCAGGAGCGCATGAAGGATGTGAAGCCCGAAGACCTGATCCGTCCGCTCATGGGCAGTCGCTGA
- a CDS encoding DNA primase, whose product MARIPEETIARIRDAADILDVVSGYVQLKRRGRNHFGLCPFHQEKTPSFSVNQQKQIFHCFGCGRGGNAISFVMELEKLTFVEAVQRLGDRVGIPVELSGDGDPRKKATVQQIFDLGELASEHFQKNLRGPAGAHVRAYLKERGISETTQALFKLGYAPPGWQNLHASVGQHKFSQEALKQSGLFGDGERGTYDRFRSRIMFPISNIAGRVVAFAGRVFESEDPAKYMNSPETPAYHKGEILYGLALTRGAIRDQEAAIIVEGYLDLIQLYQAGIKNVVAVSGTALTDRHARELRKLASNIVVAYDGDAAGVQAAIRGGYTLLRNGLSPRVAELPTDVDPDDWVRREGAGPFLQAVEAALPLLDFHLSHFQGDLQQPGDLRRFLDESLQELAQVRDPLVREIHLKTVGELTGISERALHEALQRLPRSGAGPGLADQAAAGDSTPAVEPTRANKAQMTLIRLAFEDNSAVLNLLVDRATEQLFTQPLLGALWKAVAPALEQELIPDPGTLMDQLGSDAERQLLSQILMAAELPGGDDTRAAVDLMSLAIDCLTTLQRETLLAQIEQRRRALQEAEQQTEQPPTEIVSEVAAMQRELASLGDQFDKYRLE is encoded by the coding sequence ATGGCCCGCATTCCCGAGGAGACGATCGCCCGGATTCGTGACGCCGCAGACATTCTGGATGTGGTGAGCGGCTATGTGCAACTCAAGCGACGGGGGCGCAACCACTTCGGCCTCTGCCCATTCCACCAGGAGAAGACCCCCAGTTTCAGTGTGAACCAGCAGAAGCAGATCTTCCACTGCTTCGGCTGCGGTCGGGGCGGTAACGCCATCAGCTTCGTCATGGAACTGGAAAAACTCACTTTTGTGGAGGCGGTCCAGCGGCTGGGGGACCGGGTAGGGATACCGGTGGAGCTCTCGGGCGACGGCGATCCGCGCAAGAAGGCCACCGTGCAGCAGATTTTCGACCTGGGCGAGCTGGCCAGCGAACACTTCCAGAAAAACCTCCGGGGCCCAGCCGGGGCGCATGTGCGGGCCTATTTGAAGGAGCGGGGGATCAGCGAGACCACCCAAGCCCTGTTCAAACTCGGCTACGCGCCCCCGGGCTGGCAAAACCTGCATGCGAGCGTGGGGCAGCACAAATTCTCCCAGGAGGCCCTCAAGCAGTCGGGGCTGTTCGGCGACGGCGAGCGGGGAACCTACGACCGCTTCCGCAGCCGCATCATGTTTCCCATCAGCAATATCGCCGGGCGGGTGGTGGCCTTCGCCGGGCGGGTGTTCGAGAGTGAGGATCCGGCCAAATACATGAATTCGCCGGAAACCCCGGCCTATCACAAGGGCGAGATTCTTTACGGCCTGGCGCTGACCCGGGGCGCCATACGCGACCAGGAGGCGGCCATCATCGTGGAGGGCTACCTGGATCTGATCCAGCTGTATCAGGCCGGCATCAAGAACGTCGTGGCTGTATCCGGCACCGCACTCACCGACCGCCACGCCCGGGAGCTGCGCAAGCTCGCCAGCAACATTGTCGTGGCCTACGACGGCGACGCTGCAGGGGTGCAGGCCGCCATCCGAGGTGGCTACACGCTGCTGCGCAACGGCCTCAGCCCCCGGGTGGCCGAATTGCCGACGGACGTGGACCCGGACGACTGGGTGCGGCGGGAAGGCGCCGGGCCTTTCCTGCAGGCTGTGGAGGCGGCCCTGCCACTCCTGGATTTCCACCTGAGCCATTTTCAGGGCGATCTGCAGCAGCCGGGGGATTTGCGCCGCTTCCTTGATGAATCGCTCCAGGAACTGGCCCAGGTTCGCGACCCCCTGGTGCGGGAAATACATCTCAAGACGGTGGGGGAACTCACCGGCATCAGCGAAAGGGCACTCCATGAGGCCCTGCAGCGCCTGCCCCGCTCGGGGGCCGGGCCAGGCCTTGCGGACCAGGCAGCCGCCGGCGATTCAACACCTGCTGTTGAGCCCACGCGGGCCAACAAGGCGCAGATGACCCTGATCCGGCTGGCCTTCGAGGACAACAGTGCCGTGCTGAACCTGCTGGTGGACCGGGCCACGGAGCAGCTCTTCACACAGCCCCTGCTTGGGGCGCTCTGGAAGGCGGTGGCCCCCGCGCTGGAGCAGGAGCTCATCCCCGATCCCGGCACGCTCATGGACCAGCTCGGCAGCGACGCGGAGCGCCAACTGCTCAGCCAGATCTTAATGGCCGCCGAGTTGCCGGGCGGCGACGATACCCGTGCTGCAGTTGATCTCATGTCCCTGGCCATCGATTGCCTGACCACCCTCCAGCGGGAAACCCTCCTGGCACAAATCGAGCAGCGGCGCAGAGCGCTGCAGGAAGCCGAGCAGCAGACTGAGCAACCCCCCACTGAGATCGTGAGTGAGGTGGCCGCCATGCAACGGGAATTGGCCAGTCTCGGAGACCAGTTCGATAAATACCGTTTGGAATAA